In the genome of Triticum urartu cultivar G1812 chromosome 5, Tu2.1, whole genome shotgun sequence, one region contains:
- the LOC125511481 gene encoding uncharacterized protein LOC125511481 isoform X2, with protein MELLCKAPVLSCGARRVRGGGTGSPMGPLAGALGRWIYGAVKPPPPPPRICGTPGGPPVTAPRVRLSDGRHLAYAESGARKEDARYKVVFSHGFTGSRHDTIRPSLEVAEELGVYMVGFDRAGYGESDPNPNRSVKSAALDVEELADALGLGPKFYVIGISLGCHAVWGALKYIPERIAGAAMMAPVVNYWWPGFPADLAAEVYNKQEVGDQWALRVSHYAPGILHWWMDQSWLPTSTVVAGTTPLPNKRDAEIRAKLKADGTFQQKMELATQQGIHESYYRDMMVMFGKWEFDPMSLPKPPCPVHIWQGDEDGLVPVVLQRHIASRLSWVNYHELPATGHFLSPVPGLGDTVLQTLFGNAKQ; from the exons ATGGAGCTGCTGTGCAAGGCGCCGGTGCTGAGCTGCGGCGCCAGGAGGGTCCGGGGGGGCGGAACGGGATCGCCCATGGGCCCGCTGGCGGGCGCGCTGGGGAGGTGGATCTACGGGGCAgtgaagccgccgccgccgccgccgcggatCTGCGGGACGCCCGGCGGGCCCCCGGTGACGGCGCCCAGGGTCCGGCTCAGCGACGGCCGCCACCTCGCCTACGCCGAGTCCGGGGCGCGCAAGGAGGACGCGCGCTACAAGGTCGTCTTCTCCCACGGCTTCACCGGCTCCCGCCACGACACCATCCGCCCCTCGCTG GAAGTGGCTGAAGAGCTAGGCGTGTACATGGTGGGTTTCGACCGTGCCGGATATGGCGAGAGTGACCCGAACCCTAACCGATCTGTGAAAAGCGCAGCGCTCGACGTCGAGGAGCTTGCTGACGCACTAGGATTAGGCCCTAAATTCTACGTGATCGGCATCTCCCTTGGCTGCCATGCTGTCTGGGGCGCCCTCAAGTACATCCCTGAAAG GATTGCTGGAGCTGCAATGATGGCTCCGGTGGTGAACTACTGGTGGCCGGGCTTCCCTGCGGATCTCGCCGCGGAGGTGTACAACAAGCAGGAGGTGGGCGACCAGTGGGCGCTGCGTGTGTCACATTACGCCCCTGGCATCCTCCACTGGTGGATGGATCAGAGCTGGCTGCCCACCTCCACCGTCGTGGCCGGCACCACGCCGCTCCCCAATAAGCGCGACGCCGAGATCCGCGCCAAGCTCAAGGCCGATGGCACGTTCCAGCAG AAGATGGAACTGGCAACACAGCAGGGCATCCACGAGTCGTACTACCGCGACATGATGGTGATGTTCGgcaagtgggagttcgacccgaTGAGCCTGCCGAAGCCGCCTTGCCCCGTGCACATCTGGCAGGGCGACGAGGATGGCCTGGTGCCCGTGGTGCTGCAGAGGCACATCGCCAGCCGGCTCAGCTGGGTGAACTACCATGAGCTCCCCGCGACCGGGCATTTCCTGTCGCCGGTCCCCGGGCTAGGTGACACCGTTCTCCAGACCCTTTTCGGCAATGCTAAGCAATGa